Proteins from one Entomospira culicis genomic window:
- a CDS encoding motility associated factor glycosyltransferase family protein: MKPSLLDQFAQRFPALDTTLNLLPPDPQLVLTETKSELPTLIAHGLALHSRYDPQREASKELTTLPDGWDTIILAGVGLGYFAQAVIRTYPERKIIILEPNLAYLNLLRQSPVLTDILKHPQLAIIPSSHPADLQHHLIQWQAQQPHWHEFRARVQQEPDRFAPFKTIFLQYQQRQKTNQLALQQYGLLWWRNSIKNLPHWASAKPVKSLFDAFHGLPVLIVAAGPSLANLLPHLTQLRERMLLICVDTAVRILLAHHIRPDMILSIDSQYWNARHLDNLDIKGIPYVIDSAVHPLLWRTIEEHQRYLISPIVPLMQPLSQQLKPWGALRSGGSVTISAWDLALQMQATSIWLVGADFAYPQAETHAKGALFEQWIVANHTRTQSILSQQLRLKHQQEISLKDNQGKEVASDARMRLYVQWLEEALAQETIPTYNLSAIGAKIHGAPYATVARALELPIIREKIEQTHRKIAQTRIADDPAFIPQLQHYQQEALRLLADLLQRLDADKSNAQPLSHHPACALFSPILPYWLHCLTESAQKRQTLCKRLHAMHQLYGYLSAHK, from the coding sequence ATGAAGCCTAGTCTCCTCGATCAATTTGCCCAGCGTTTCCCCGCCCTTGATACCACGCTTAATCTTCTCCCCCCCGATCCACAACTAGTCTTAACAGAGACCAAAAGTGAACTACCTACCCTCATTGCCCATGGTCTTGCCCTACACTCGCGCTATGATCCACAACGTGAGGCATCAAAAGAGCTTACCACCCTCCCCGATGGTTGGGATACTATCATCTTAGCGGGAGTGGGCTTGGGCTACTTTGCCCAAGCGGTCATTCGCACCTATCCAGAACGTAAAATTATTATCCTTGAGCCAAACTTAGCCTACCTTAATCTGCTTCGCCAAAGCCCCGTGCTTACGGATATATTGAAACACCCACAGCTGGCCATTATTCCATCTTCGCACCCCGCCGATCTTCAGCACCACCTGATTCAATGGCAAGCACAACAGCCCCATTGGCATGAATTTCGCGCCCGTGTGCAGCAAGAGCCCGATCGCTTCGCCCCCTTCAAAACGATCTTTTTACAATATCAACAGCGTCAAAAGACCAATCAACTCGCCCTGCAACAATACGGGCTGTTGTGGTGGCGCAATAGCATAAAAAATCTCCCGCACTGGGCAAGCGCTAAGCCAGTAAAATCTCTCTTTGATGCATTTCACGGTCTTCCTGTCTTAATTGTGGCGGCCGGGCCCAGCCTTGCAAATCTGCTACCACATCTCACGCAACTACGCGAACGCATGCTCCTGATTTGTGTCGACACCGCCGTGCGTATCCTGCTTGCCCACCACATTCGTCCCGATATGATCCTCTCCATTGATAGCCAGTACTGGAACGCGCGCCACCTCGATAACCTCGACATTAAGGGGATTCCTTATGTTATCGATAGTGCGGTGCATCCGCTCCTGTGGCGAACCATCGAGGAGCATCAACGCTACCTGATAAGTCCCATCGTCCCACTGATGCAACCGCTTAGTCAACAACTCAAACCATGGGGAGCGCTACGATCAGGGGGCTCCGTAACCATTTCCGCGTGGGATCTCGCCCTCCAGATGCAGGCAACGAGTATCTGGTTAGTGGGCGCAGATTTCGCCTATCCCCAAGCAGAAACCCACGCCAAAGGCGCGCTCTTTGAGCAGTGGATTGTGGCCAACCACACCCGTACCCAGAGCATCTTGAGCCAGCAACTAAGACTCAAACATCAACAAGAGATCTCCCTAAAAGATAATCAAGGCAAAGAGGTGGCCAGCGATGCGCGTATGCGTCTGTACGTGCAGTGGCTAGAAGAAGCGCTCGCGCAGGAGACCATCCCCACTTATAACCTAAGTGCAATCGGTGCAAAAATTCATGGCGCGCCTTATGCAACCGTAGCGCGTGCGCTAGAGCTTCCTATCATACGAGAGAAGATCGAGCAAACCCACCGCAAGATAGCCCAAACACGCATTGCCGACGATCCTGCCTTTATTCCACAGCTTCAACATTATCAACAAGAAGCCCTGCGCCTCCTTGCCGATCTCCTGCAACGCCTCGATGCCGATAAGAGCAACGCGCAACCCCTAAGCCATCACCCTGCCTGCGCGCTCTTTAGCCCGATTCTCCCCTACTGGCTCCACTGCCTCACCGAGAGCGCACAAAAACGTCAAACCCTATGCAAACGCCTACACGCCATGCATCAGCTGTATGGCTATCTCTCTGCCCATAAATAA
- the rpmA gene encoding 50S ribosomal protein L27 yields the protein MATKKGGGSSKNGTDSNAQYLGVKRFGGQRVNAGEIIVRQRGTKFHPGSGVGVGRDHTIYATIAGTVQFHFAKGKKRISIVTE from the coding sequence ATGGCAACGAAGAAAGGTGGAGGAAGCTCCAAAAACGGAACCGACAGTAATGCACAGTATCTTGGCGTAAAACGCTTTGGTGGTCAGCGCGTCAATGCAGGCGAGATTATCGTACGCCAGCGTGGCACTAAATTTCACCCAGGAAGTGGCGTGGGCGTAGGTCGGGATCATACCATCTATGCAACCATCGCAGGCACGGTGCAATTTCACTTTGCCAAGGGTAAAAAGCGTATCTCTATCGTTACAGAGTAA
- the cgtA gene encoding Obg family GTPase CgtA, which yields MRSFIDETRLVIASGNGGDGAVSFRREKYVAKGGPDGGDGGIGGNLIFEVRKNLKTFRHLENKHKFVAEDGKNGGKSKRSGAKGEDVVIPVPPGTKIFDYKTRTLILDLGQEEQRIPYLKGGKGGLGNWHFRRSDKFKQAPRLATAGKKGIQQEILLVLSVIADVGIVGLPNAGKSSLIGAITAANPKIANYAFTTKEPNLGTIKQGDDLLVIADIPGLIEGASQGLGLGIRFLKHLERTATLLFLIDMQNPHEDPWESYQTLLDELVQYNEQLLTRRRLIVGSKVETSEDQERYKEFTEQLDEEDHLAISVQNYIGLDRLIEALWQMKREHESSLE from the coding sequence ATGCGCAGTTTTATCGACGAGACCCGCCTTGTTATCGCATCGGGTAATGGTGGCGATGGGGCGGTATCGTTTCGCAGAGAAAAGTACGTCGCCAAAGGTGGCCCTGATGGTGGCGACGGAGGTATCGGAGGAAATCTTATCTTTGAGGTAAGAAAAAATCTCAAAACCTTTCGACACCTCGAAAACAAACATAAATTCGTCGCCGAGGATGGGAAAAATGGCGGAAAGTCTAAGCGCTCTGGCGCTAAAGGCGAAGACGTTGTCATTCCTGTCCCCCCAGGTACTAAAATTTTTGACTATAAAACACGTACCCTTATCCTCGACCTAGGGCAAGAGGAGCAACGTATCCCTTACCTAAAAGGAGGCAAAGGCGGATTGGGGAACTGGCACTTCCGACGTAGCGACAAGTTTAAACAAGCGCCTCGTCTTGCAACGGCTGGGAAAAAAGGCATTCAACAGGAGATATTACTTGTACTTTCGGTTATCGCCGATGTAGGCATTGTTGGGCTTCCGAACGCCGGTAAAAGTTCGCTCATTGGCGCAATTACCGCGGCGAATCCCAAAATTGCCAACTACGCTTTTACTACCAAAGAACCCAATCTGGGCACCATCAAGCAAGGCGACGATCTGCTTGTGATTGCCGATATACCGGGGCTCATTGAGGGAGCTAGTCAGGGGCTGGGATTGGGTATCCGCTTTCTGAAACATTTGGAGCGTACCGCTACCCTCCTCTTTCTCATCGATATGCAAAATCCTCACGAAGATCCATGGGAAAGTTATCAGACTCTGCTAGATGAGTTGGTACAATACAACGAGCAACTGCTCACGCGTAGACGCTTAATTGTCGGTAGTAAAGTGGAGACAAGCGAAGATCAAGAACGCTATAAAGAATTTACAGAACAGTTAGATGAAGAAGACCATTTAGCAATTAGTGTCCAGAATTATATCGGATTAGATCGCCTCATTGAGGCCTTATGGCAGATGAAGCGGGAGCATGAAAGCTCCTTAGAGTGA
- a CDS encoding NUDIX hydrolase — MQDKKLIWQEKSRKKGGEYRIFTVDAVERVHEDGASNTFFAIESQPWITVIPLIKEDGVEKFVMVRQFRHGSATITTEFPAGIVDIGENPVEAAQRELNEEVAYRSHKVTFLGANNPNPALFTNHMHIFLAEDLTLLPNQELDPDERIEIVKIPVTTVLETMGYGEMDHALMVMALFWYQRHLMKNS, encoded by the coding sequence ATGCAAGATAAAAAGTTAATTTGGCAAGAAAAATCACGAAAAAAGGGCGGGGAGTATCGGATTTTTACGGTGGACGCGGTGGAGCGGGTGCATGAGGATGGCGCGAGCAATACATTTTTTGCGATTGAGAGTCAGCCGTGGATTACGGTGATTCCGTTGATCAAAGAGGATGGGGTAGAGAAGTTTGTGATGGTGCGCCAATTTCGCCATGGGAGTGCCACAATTACGACCGAATTTCCGGCAGGCATTGTCGACATAGGTGAGAACCCCGTCGAGGCAGCCCAGCGCGAGCTTAATGAGGAGGTGGCCTATCGTAGTCATAAGGTCACCTTTCTTGGGGCGAATAATCCCAACCCCGCGCTCTTTACCAACCATATGCACATCTTTTTGGCAGAGGATCTCACCTTACTACCCAATCAAGAGCTAGATCCAGACGAGCGCATTGAGATCGTGAAGATCCCCGTAACCACAGTGCTCGAAACGATGGGCTATGGCGAGATGGATCATGCATTAATGGTGATGGCGCTCTTTTGGTATCAGCGCCATCTTATGAAAAATTCCTAG
- the rpmE gene encoding 50S ribosomal protein L31 translates to MKKEIHPNYQLAKVACACGNTFETRSTMGDIHVEICSACHPFFTGKHKFVDTAGRIERFNKRYGAKG, encoded by the coding sequence ATGAAAAAAGAGATTCACCCAAATTATCAATTGGCAAAAGTTGCCTGCGCTTGCGGTAATACCTTTGAAACTCGTTCTACCATGGGCGATATTCATGTCGAAATTTGCTCGGCTTGCCACCCGTTCTTTACTGGTAAGCACAAATTCGTCGATACTGCTGGCCGTATTGAGCGCTTTAACAAACGCTACGGAGCTAAGGGTTAG
- a CDS encoding YkgJ family cysteine cluster protein: MKKFYDQGLHFHCTQCSQCCRGDSGYVFLSKEDIDRITAHLQMSQEDFLTQHARTVAHGNALRISLLEVAESDGQMRCEFWKDGCSIYSARPSQCRTYPFWSSILASQANWNLEAEHCPGINLTDAKLYHKDEIENLLANHPEERLIQIKP, translated from the coding sequence ATGAAAAAATTTTACGATCAAGGCTTACACTTTCACTGTACTCAATGCTCACAATGTTGTCGAGGCGATAGCGGATATGTCTTTTTATCCAAAGAAGATATCGATAGAATTACCGCACATCTACAAATGAGTCAAGAGGATTTTTTAACCCAACACGCACGCACCGTCGCACATGGTAATGCGCTACGCATCTCCTTACTCGAAGTTGCCGAATCCGATGGACAAATGCGATGTGAATTCTGGAAAGATGGCTGCAGCATCTACTCCGCACGTCCTAGCCAATGCCGTACTTATCCCTTTTGGTCGAGCATTTTAGCCTCACAAGCCAACTGGAACCTAGAGGCAGAGCATTGCCCTGGGATCAATCTTACTGATGCCAAGCTTTACCATAAAGACGAAATTGAGAACCTCCTTGCCAACCACCCAGAAGAGCGTCTGATTCAGATTAAGCCATAG
- a CDS encoding penicillin-binding transpeptidase domain-containing protein — MIHRKNATSQLKSLKHTSHLTTRQRIVLILTAVALSIIILFSMWIMRKGKARIPTNTLPIVERGAIYDRRGHILATQVVEYTISLWLPTVRNEQPYETNEEYLQSIRALSTHLAPIILWPQTELYDRILAHPSNTLTLLRRADVQIKERVEEVMLEHRLNGIRITPEFSRSYPQGDLAAPLLGYLNLDAKGGGGLEFAFDKFLSPIAVIDDQEIIRGYSLELTLDINLQASIESIMRQGLREEEAQSAVALIMDGKSGEILSYVSLPSFNPTFYHRYSEYERMNRPVVEAYEPGSVFKVFTMAAMLEANVIDPGETFCCPGHYEQTINGETFRIKCVAEHGEQTVADVMANSCNAGMAYFSERMSRDDFHDAIEAFGFGKRTNVPLSAESTGLLADTPKWSARTKPTIAMGQEIGVSSMQIMQAATAFTNQGTIIKPQIVKHVLDGDGHIFRSYPREEIGQAISPYTVQAVLAQLHHSVEKGIARRLQMPDLSVGGKTGTSQTIDPVTGAYSTDKYIASTLAFVPANDPQYIVYVVMHSPGKSIWGSNVAAPLARNIIEVLVPHLGLPSRYAHFLHLDHLPDPSTPDYPALNASLPQFEGKSLRQALHFFRKDDLFFRVDGTGFWVAEQFPPADSLLRPEMTIRLKSGDNEA; from the coding sequence ATGATCCATCGCAAGAACGCGACGAGCCAGCTTAAATCGCTTAAACATACCTCACATTTAACCACCAGACAACGCATTGTGCTCATTCTTACGGCGGTTGCCTTGAGCATTATTATTCTCTTTTCGATGTGGATTATGCGTAAGGGCAAGGCACGCATCCCCACCAATACGCTTCCGATTGTCGAACGGGGAGCTATTTATGATCGGCGTGGACATATCCTCGCTACACAAGTCGTTGAGTACACGATATCACTGTGGTTGCCCACGGTACGCAATGAACAACCTTATGAGACCAATGAGGAGTATCTGCAATCGATTCGTGCGCTCTCCACACACCTTGCGCCGATCATTTTGTGGCCACAAACCGAGCTCTACGATCGCATTTTGGCTCATCCGTCTAATACCCTCACCCTCTTGCGCCGTGCCGACGTACAGATTAAAGAGCGCGTGGAGGAGGTAATGCTTGAACATCGCCTCAACGGGATCCGCATTACTCCCGAATTTAGCCGATCTTACCCCCAAGGCGACTTAGCTGCACCGTTGCTAGGCTATCTCAACTTAGATGCTAAGGGTGGAGGCGGATTAGAATTTGCGTTCGATAAATTTCTCTCGCCCATCGCCGTTATCGACGACCAAGAGATCATCCGAGGCTACTCCCTTGAGCTTACCTTAGATATCAATCTGCAAGCCAGCATCGAGTCGATCATGCGCCAAGGTCTACGTGAGGAGGAGGCGCAATCAGCTGTTGCTCTGATTATGGACGGCAAGAGTGGGGAAATTTTGAGTTATGTCAGCCTGCCTAGCTTCAATCCCACCTTCTATCACCGTTATAGTGAGTACGAACGCATGAATCGTCCCGTTGTGGAGGCCTACGAGCCGGGATCGGTCTTTAAAGTCTTTACCATGGCCGCCATGCTTGAGGCGAACGTCATCGATCCAGGGGAGACCTTCTGCTGTCCGGGGCATTACGAGCAAACGATTAATGGCGAGACCTTTCGTATTAAATGCGTTGCCGAACATGGCGAGCAGACCGTTGCCGATGTGATGGCTAACAGCTGTAATGCGGGCATGGCCTACTTTAGTGAGCGTATGAGTCGTGATGATTTTCATGATGCCATTGAGGCCTTTGGCTTTGGCAAGCGTACCAATGTTCCTTTGAGCGCCGAGAGTACTGGTCTCTTAGCCGATACGCCAAAATGGTCGGCACGCACCAAACCTACTATCGCGATGGGGCAAGAGATCGGTGTCTCCTCCATGCAGATTATGCAAGCAGCCACCGCCTTTACCAATCAAGGTACCATCATAAAACCGCAGATTGTCAAACACGTACTCGATGGCGATGGACATATTTTCCGTAGCTATCCGCGTGAAGAGATCGGGCAAGCAATCTCGCCATACACCGTGCAAGCCGTGCTTGCGCAACTGCACCATAGTGTGGAGAAAGGTATCGCTAGGCGCTTGCAAATGCCCGACCTCTCGGTGGGTGGCAAGACGGGAACGAGTCAGACTATCGACCCCGTAACTGGTGCGTATAGCACCGATAAGTACATCGCCAGTACCCTCGCCTTTGTCCCTGCAAACGACCCGCAGTATATCGTTTATGTCGTGATGCACTCCCCCGGTAAGTCGATATGGGGATCGAACGTCGCAGCGCCCTTAGCCCGTAATATTATTGAGGTGCTGGTGCCTCACTTGGGGCTACCTAGCCGATACGCCCACTTCCTCCACCTTGATCACTTACCCGATCCTAGCACCCCCGATTATCCTGCACTTAACGCAAGTCTGCCCCAATTTGAGGGCAAGAGTCTGCGCCAAGCGCTTCACTTTTTCCGCAAAGACGATCTCTTTTTTCGGGTGGATGGCACAGGGTTTTGGGTCGCCGAACAATTTCCTCCTGCTGATTCGCTCTTGCGCCCCGAGATGACCATTCGCCTCAAGAGTGGGGATAATGAAGCCTAG
- the efp gene encoding elongation factor P — protein MGIIVMQEVRIGTAFTMDGNGYVTLKSEFSKSGRNAAVMKLKIRNLLTGQISEGVYKAADKVEEINLDLRPMQYSYNDGNDYVFMDMESYDQVEIPVEQLGDAVYFLEDNMEIEIAFYEGRAVTVKLPINIVREITETEPGIKGDTSGKSLKRAKIASGYELMVPLFCEIGTKIKIDTRDGSYVERVK, from the coding sequence ATGGGTATTATTGTTATGCAAGAGGTGCGCATTGGCACCGCATTCACCATGGATGGCAATGGTTATGTTACACTCAAGAGCGAGTTCTCCAAGAGTGGGCGCAACGCTGCCGTTATGAAGCTCAAAATCAGAAATCTTCTCACCGGTCAAATTAGCGAAGGCGTCTATAAGGCTGCCGATAAAGTTGAAGAGATCAACCTCGATTTAAGACCGATGCAGTACTCCTATAATGATGGCAATGACTACGTCTTTATGGACATGGAGAGTTACGACCAAGTGGAGATCCCTGTAGAGCAACTTGGCGATGCGGTCTACTTCTTAGAAGATAACATGGAGATCGAAATCGCCTTCTACGAGGGGCGCGCGGTAACCGTCAAGCTCCCTATCAATATCGTGCGTGAGATCACCGAGACGGAACCAGGTATCAAGGGTGATACTTCGGGGAAATCGCTCAAGCGTGCAAAAATCGCCAGTGGCTACGAATTGATGGTGCCTCTCTTCTGCGAGATCGGTACCAAAATCAAGATCGATACCCGCGATGGCTCTTATGTAGAGCGTGTTAAGTAA
- the nrdR gene encoding transcriptional regulator NrdR — MYCPHCGADEMKVLETRESEMTNSIRRRRECLACGRRFTSYESIKQPPITVLKKSGKREPFRSEKIKASLDLALRKRPISQEAIAIAQKEMEKEIFFRASDRGHIESKTIGEIILSHLKELDGAAYVRFASVYFSFSDVKAFISFIENMPEKGSL; from the coding sequence ATGTATTGTCCCCATTGCGGTGCAGATGAGATGAAAGTGTTGGAGACCCGAGAGAGCGAAATGACCAACTCAATCCGTAGACGCCGAGAGTGTTTGGCATGCGGACGACGCTTTACCAGTTATGAATCGATCAAACAACCGCCCATCACTGTGCTCAAAAAGAGTGGCAAACGTGAGCCCTTTCGATCCGAAAAGATTAAGGCATCGTTGGATCTTGCGCTACGTAAGCGCCCCATCAGTCAAGAGGCAATTGCCATCGCCCAAAAAGAGATGGAAAAAGAGATCTTCTTTCGCGCTTCTGATCGGGGGCATATCGAAAGCAAGACCATTGGTGAGATTATTTTAAGCCACCTCAAAGAGTTAGATGGCGCAGCCTATGTGCGCTTTGCCTCGGTCTACTTTAGCTTCTCCGATGTGAAAGCCTTTATCTCCTTCATCGAAAATATGCCGGAAAAAGGCTCACTCTAA
- the lepB gene encoding signal peptidase I — translation MLIFIKSKTIYKIIIFTPLLLLIIYLLFGIQLIQVQGNSMLPTLSHGNWLLIDTLQMRWRKPQSGDIVLIQTASNTLIVKRILLTPATPYTWQDNTLYLPQSNQTFMLDRAQLEEFLAKNALLEDHIFILGDNLSISYDSRAYGAVATHQIIGRVIRKSYH, via the coding sequence ATGTTAATATTTATTAAATCTAAAACCATCTATAAAATCATCATATTTACACCATTACTCCTACTAATTATATATTTATTATTTGGCATACAACTTATTCAAGTGCAAGGCAACTCGATGCTACCCACCCTTTCTCATGGCAACTGGCTTCTGATTGACACCCTTCAAATGCGCTGGCGAAAACCCCAAAGCGGTGATATCGTCCTGATCCAAACTGCTTCCAATACGCTCATTGTTAAGCGCATTCTCCTTACCCCAGCTACTCCCTATACGTGGCAAGACAACACCCTCTATCTGCCACAATCTAACCAAACCTTTATGCTTGACCGTGCGCAACTAGAGGAATTTCTCGCGAAAAATGCGCTTCTTGAGGATCACATCTTTATTTTGGGTGATAATTTGTCGATAAGCTATGATAGCCGTGCCTATGGTGCTGTTGCTACGCACCAAATTATTGGGCGCGTTATCCGAAAGTCTTATCATTAA
- the mltG gene encoding endolytic transglycosylase MltG codes for MQKKSSVAQKILLGFLSLLLVFIMIAASYLLMMNSPARKDFIENQSPSTFEVKEGSSLYRIMEQLDEEGYIKSAFFLKLYHKFIHQEGRILAGTYAIPTNLTAIQTLHFLFNTAPTLDLIAITIPEGLTLREASLIWEEAGFFTSQEFLDASNHGELLLSYGINQETLEGWLFPDTYLVPATISAQEAVTLMLRQFFAVLTEIDTNWQARSPQELTDKIILASIVQKEHKVAEDAPLMASVFLNRLAVGDLLRTDATINYMKKERLGQGHARRVLYADLAIDDPFNSYKYAGLPPHPVGLSGRVALKAVFYPPQTDYYFFVAIPQTNGKHHFSVTYEEHLKHARIWQEWLNKNNIYS; via the coding sequence ATGCAAAAAAAGAGTTCCGTTGCACAAAAAATTCTCCTTGGTTTCCTCTCGCTCCTCCTTGTTTTCATCATGATTGCTGCTAGCTATCTTCTTATGATGAATTCACCCGCACGTAAAGATTTCATAGAAAACCAATCCCCTTCTACTTTTGAGGTAAAAGAGGGAAGCTCTCTCTACCGTATTATGGAGCAACTGGACGAAGAGGGATATATCAAAAGTGCCTTCTTTTTAAAACTTTATCATAAATTTATTCATCAAGAAGGGCGCATTCTCGCTGGAACATACGCGATACCCACCAATCTCACTGCAATTCAAACACTACACTTTCTCTTCAACACTGCACCCACGCTCGATCTTATCGCTATCACCATCCCCGAGGGGCTCACCTTGCGTGAGGCATCGCTGATATGGGAGGAGGCGGGATTTTTTACATCACAAGAATTTTTAGACGCATCTAATCATGGCGAACTCCTTCTCTCCTACGGCATCAATCAAGAGACGCTCGAAGGGTGGCTCTTCCCCGACACCTATCTTGTGCCAGCAACCATCAGCGCCCAAGAGGCGGTAACGTTAATGTTGCGTCAATTTTTTGCTGTGCTCACGGAAATTGACACAAATTGGCAAGCGCGCTCTCCACAAGAACTCACCGATAAAATCATCCTCGCAAGCATCGTTCAAAAAGAGCATAAAGTTGCAGAAGATGCCCCACTTATGGCATCGGTTTTTCTCAATCGTCTGGCCGTTGGCGACCTCCTGCGTACCGACGCGACCATCAACTATATGAAAAAAGAGCGCCTAGGACAAGGGCACGCGCGTCGCGTTCTCTACGCCGATCTTGCTATAGATGATCCCTTTAATAGTTATAAATATGCAGGACTCCCTCCGCATCCAGTGGGTCTCTCTGGAAGAGTCGCTCTAAAAGCCGTCTTCTATCCCCCACAAACCGATTATTACTTCTTTGTCGCTATCCCACAAACCAATGGCAAGCATCACTTTAGCGTTACCTACGAAGAGCACTTAAAACACGCGCGTATTTGGCAAGAGTGGCTGAATAAAAATAATATTTACTCCTAA
- the rplU gene encoding 50S ribosomal protein L21 — protein MYAVVEIKGKQYKAQEGKYMLVDLHAEHAEGTKLEFPVFLLSDGEGKVSVGKPHVEGAKVTVKVMESLKDKKIRVFKYKRRKGYRKTMGHRQNYTKLLVEKVSS, from the coding sequence ATGTACGCAGTAGTTGAGATTAAAGGCAAGCAGTATAAAGCCCAAGAGGGCAAATACATGCTGGTAGATTTGCACGCCGAGCATGCCGAAGGCACCAAACTTGAGTTCCCCGTCTTTCTGCTTAGTGATGGAGAAGGGAAGGTTTCTGTAGGCAAGCCTCATGTAGAAGGCGCTAAGGTTACCGTTAAGGTAATGGAGAGCCTAAAGGACAAAAAGATTCGTGTATTTAAGTACAAACGTCGCAAAGGGTATCGCAAAACCATGGGACATCGTCAAAACTACACCAAGCTTCTTGTAGAAAAGGTTAGTAGCTAG
- a CDS encoding ribosomal-processing cysteine protease Prp, with protein MIRVTISHNDVGFSSINICGHDLRTATEESPLCLAVSVLSRTVTRYLEKHKLIEEIVVHDGYLHWRIRDPLNPQLIIAMEILLQGIEDLTSEWQERITINFNKE; from the coding sequence ATGATCAGGGTAACCATCAGCCACAACGATGTAGGTTTTTCCTCCATCAACATCTGTGGGCACGATCTACGCACTGCCACCGAGGAGAGTCCTCTCTGCCTTGCCGTAAGCGTGCTAAGCCGAACCGTTACTCGTTATCTTGAGAAGCACAAACTCATCGAGGAGATTGTCGTTCATGATGGCTATCTACATTGGCGTATCCGCGATCCCCTCAACCCTCAATTGATCATCGCCATGGAGATCCTCCTGCAAGGTATCGAGGATTTAACCAGCGAGTGGCAGGAGAGAATTACCATTAATTTTAACAAGGAGTAG
- the rnhA gene encoding ribonuclease HI, producing MPDSIKLYSDGACSGNPGKGGWGAVILLHDGSTIELSGAEAMTTNNRMELIAAIEALRYIVNQNIPYSAITLTTDSSYVKNGITQWIHNWKRNQWRTSTKEPVKNQDLWQALDLLNQQLKPQWLWSKGHAGHQWNERCDTLAVQARNAL from the coding sequence ATTCCTGATAGCATAAAGCTCTATAGTGATGGCGCATGTAGTGGTAATCCTGGGAAAGGTGGATGGGGTGCAGTAATTCTCTTGCATGATGGCTCTACCATCGAACTTTCCGGTGCCGAGGCGATGACCACCAACAATCGCATGGAACTTATCGCCGCCATCGAGGCACTCCGCTATATTGTCAACCAGAACATCCCATATTCCGCCATTACTCTCACCACCGATAGTAGTTATGTAAAGAACGGCATTACGCAATGGATCCACAATTGGAAGCGTAATCAATGGCGAACCAGCACCAAAGAGCCCGTGAAAAATCAGGATCTTTGGCAAGCGCTTGATCTCCTGAATCAACAACTCAAGCCACAATGGCTCTGGAGCAAGGGGCATGCCGGTCATCAATGGAACGAGCGTTGTGATACTCTCGCCGTGCAAGCACGTAATGCACTCTAA